Proteins encoded in a region of the Drosophila sechellia strain sech25 chromosome 2L, ASM438219v1, whole genome shotgun sequence genome:
- the LOC6613091 gene encoding uncharacterized protein LOC6613091: protein MYSLTPRCYNGDNGSPINCQDKYSLVPNTQVKFECASGFIHKTSDPMRVKCTEDGEWEGLRDLCERQERHCNYECNHRLNYSEVTMSKGGDATDSLQASWLVPIYKRNSTTTRHEFVCTGNLIRLDIVLTAAHCLNDRNSRPEDFLVGPTGNRSASMDLKYLHRVKNLEVYGAYNNINHIYDVGIVVLERRMDFKLDQWIVCLPYNVGSHLDLIGDAMVSSWNSDGYLATVYGRLSEPRNGDLNIVLHDGYTLCKGDSGTGVITTCGLDNHKCLVAVVSRNVGSGDHGTFCSNNVTAATLISPHLKDYIQQLIRNNINCPELCEAIQKLVLK, encoded by the exons ATGTATAGCCTGACACCGAGGTGCTATAATGGCGACAATGGCTCGCCGATCAACTGCCAGGACAAGTACTCCCTGGTACCGAACACACAGGTGAAATTCGAATGCGCTAGTGGCTTCATCCACAAGACCTCGGATCCGATGAGGGTGAAGTGCACAGAGGATGGCGAGTGGGAGGGTCTCAGGGATCTGTGCGAAAGGCAGGAGCGGCACTGCAACTACGAGTGCAACCACCGACTCAACTACTCGGAGGTAACGATGAGCAAAGGAGGTGATGCAACGGATTCACTGCAAGCCTCCTGGTTAGTTCCGATTTACAAGAGGAACAGCACGACAACCAGGCACGAATTCGTGTGTACCGGTAACTTAATCCGCTTGGATATCGTGCTCACGGCAGCCCACTGCCTAAATGATAGAAATTCCAGACCGGAGGATTTCCTAGTGGGCCCCACGGGCAACCGATCCGCCTCCATGGATCTCAAGTACCTACACAGAGTTAAAAATCTTGAGGTTTACGG CGCCTACAACAACATCAACCACATATACGACGTTGGAATCGTTGTCTTGGAGAGGCGGATGGATTTTAAGCTAGATCAATGGATCGTCTGTCTTCCCTACAATGTGGGTTCTCATTTGGATCTCATTGGCGATGCGATGGTGAGCTCTTGGAACTCCGATGGCTACCTGGCGACGGTCTATGGCCGCTTAAGTGAGCCCAGAAATGGAGACCTCAACATCGTCCTGCATGACGGCTATACTCTGTGCAAAGGCGACAGTGGCACTGGAGTTATCACCACCTGCGGCTTGGACAACCACAAGTGCCTGGTGGCTGTGGTTAGCCGAAATGTGGGTTCCGGCGACCACGGAACCTTTTGCAGCAACAACGTGACTGCAGCCACTTTAATATCGCCCCATCTGAAGGATTACATTCAGCAACTCATCAGGAATAACATCAATTGTCCGGAATTGTGTGAAGCCATTCAAAAATTGGTTTTAAAATAA
- the LOC116801940 gene encoding uncharacterized protein LOC116801940, translating into MEEVSNTDVKKVEASTPVKETRSKEESPAEAGAGPVPQSSQEVLLSSHTYKSPDDEHSICDEDRSLGIASQSPSSPEDVCKAGDKHSGVQLDGSGISGDICLGSLMSADSLESELNSESSGELLDNNKLVARKKKRDLMKTDETEDPEEEFRKHFLKTFQNLPRISQISLDDNPIKPPTESKENAEIDTEMPNTSNEDAGSLTNEGDSTNKTKLPTNLSNSDADNIEQSDNNIAENPEITLLQNSDNQEKEKADEIPSSSKKNM; encoded by the coding sequence ATGGAGGAGGTTTCCAATACCGATGTAAAGAAGGTGGAAGCAAGTACGCCAGTAAAAGAAACCAGAAGTAAGGAGGAATCCCCTGCAGAAGCTGGAGCAGGTCCTGTGCCACAAAGTTCCCAAGAAGTGTTGCTCAGCTCACACACATATAAATCACCAGATGACGAGCATTCCATTTGCGACGAAGATAGAAGTTTAGGTATTGCTTCCCAATCACCTTCTTCACCTGAAGATGTTTGTAAAGCAGGTGATAAACATAGTGGAGTACAGCTAGATGGCTCCGGAATCTCTGGAGATATATGTCTTGGAAGTCTGATGAGTGCAGATTCATTGGAGTCCGAACTTAACTCAGAATCTAGTGGGGAGCTTTTAGATAACAATAAATTGGTAGCgaggaaaaagaaaagagaTTTGATGAAAACAGACGAAACTGAAGACCCCGAGGAAGAGTTTAGGAAACATTTTCTCAAAACTTTTCAGAACTTGCCTAGAATATCACAGATCTCACTGGACGATAACCCCATAAAACCGCCAACAGAAAGCAAAGAGAATGCTGAAATAGATACAGAAATGCCAAATACTTCCAATGAAGATGCAGGATCATTAACAAATGAAGGTGATAGCactaacaaaacaaaattaccAACAAATTTGTCAAATAGTGATGCAGACAACATCGAGCAGTCGGATAACAATATCGCAGAAAACCCTGAAATTACCTTACTTCAAAATAGTGATAATCAAGAGAAAGAGAAGGCCGATGAAATTCCTTCCTcctcaaaaaaaaacatgtaa
- the LOC6613095 gene encoding uncharacterized protein LOC6613095, whose translation MKSCCATQTTRCECPTGLRLGKRPQAPLIDMLGPHPDEIIMTILDRILYLSGATKIIPMLELSKEAPRAPSHCSSGSSSAYPSSAWSTCCSKPSTICCCPKPTKCCGSPKVPLVPCSPMHTPKSSCFKTPSRLSAAACCPRQRTPRVDFDHPAEDIPLRKKAGSATITEQISRSISTCSVACQQLKDKLTSQVAQGNKDQKWLWTRLIRGNDGCMVYEVYKDSDADNSPSTIGSEAPIILFLVMPNGCIMPFESICGP comes from the exons ATGAAATCCTGCTGTGCCACTCAGACGACGCGTTGTGAGTGTCCAACGGGTCTAAGATTGGGGAAGaggccgcaggctccactcatCGACATGCTGGGTCCGCATCCAGATGAGATCATCATGACGATCCTGGACCGCATCCTCTATCTTTCGGGCGCCACGAAAATAATTCCAATGCTGGAGTTGTCGAAAGAAG CACCCCGTGCACCAAGCCATTGCAGTTCTGGAAGCAGCTCGGCTTATCCTTCATCGGCCTGGAGCACCTGCTGCTCCAAGCCGTCGACTATCTGTTGTTGTCCCAAGCCAACGAAATGCTGCGGCAGTCCAAAAGTTCCACTAGTGCCCTGCAGTCCAATGCatactccgaagtcttcctgCTTCAAGACCCCGAGTCGGCTAAGTGCCGCCGCCTGTTGTCCCCGCCAGCGTACTCCCAGGGTGGACTTCGATCACCCAGCGGAGGATATTCCGTTGAGAAAAAAGGCGGGCAGCGCCACGATAACGGAACAGATAAGCCGATCAATTTCCACCTGCTCGGTGGCCTGTCAGCAGCTGAAAGACAAGCTTACATCCCAGGTTGCCCAAGGAAACAAGGACCAAAAGTGGTTGTGGACCCGGTTGATTCGTGGCAACGATGGCTGCATGGTGTACGAGGTGTACAAGGACTCCGATGCAGACAATTCTCCCTCTACGATCGGGTCGGAAGCACCTATCATTCTTTTTCTAGTCATGCCGAATGGTTGCATCATGCCATTTGAGTCTATTTGTGGTCCTTAG
- the LOC6613093 gene encoding uncharacterized protein At4g17910, with protein sequence MEAEVASFVEHKLNDVDLKSWRSIKESLDSFLTILPTILGFVLSRLLWGQLPMLSTRRFLLELLLIGLPTVILITVGSAYSYTYSLVVSLAVLVYIYGIIDPNPPSFVYKVGKRPIVFTLLRATAYSGTCAAILAVDFPSYPTDYRKSRTFGAAVMDMGIGLFVVTMGLVSHRARSIADLRKLRRSVIPLLVLGLARTIVITLIDYHQDETEYGRHLNAFFILGFTKLLGSCYSLLVNSDEQLLALAIGLLFLHELVLQLGLSDFVMSTAPHEGFLSANREGLSSLHGCVALYLLSIYFAKWYTSHDSLTYQGLIRKLKRILFVAILFWKLVFISSFLTGVARVTFSFGYVIWIFAVSLSLIVIYAFFFELKLVRPDICSKKSIGDDVQKSISLPTFVESLNMNGLTHFMISNFLTGMVNMSLDPGHRSDLESVVILSIYMFVCAGVVFLMLKKGIRVA encoded by the exons atggaGGCCGAGGTGGCCAGCTTCGTAGAGCACAAACTGAATGATGTGGATTTGAAATCATGGAGATCTATCAAGGAAAGTTTGGATAGCTTCTTAACCATTCTGCCCACGATATTGGGATTTGTCCTTTCCCGCCTGCTCTGGGGACAACTGCCGATGCTATCCACGAGGAGATTCCTCCTGGAGCTACTTCTGATTGGTTTGCCCACCGTGATATTGATTACGGTGGGGAGTGCCTATAGCTACACATACTCCCTGGTGGTATCCTTAGCTGTTCTGGTCTATATTTACGGAATTATCGATCCCAATCCTCCAAGCTTCGTGTATAAGGTCGGTAAGAGACCCATAGTTTTCACTCTGCTAAGAGCAACTGCGTACAGTGGAACCTGTGCCGCCATCCTTGCCGTGGACTTCCCTTCATATCCCACGGATTACCGGAAAAGTCGAACTTTCGGAGCAGCTGTCATGGATATGGGAATCGGGCTGTTTGTTGTGACCATGGGATTGGTTTCACATAGAGCTCGGAGTATAGCTGACCTTCGGAAACTAAGGAGATCTGTTATTCCGTTGCTGGTCCTAGGGCTTGCTCGCACCATTGTCATCACGTTGATCGACTATCACCAGGATGAGACGGAATACGGCCGCCACTTGAATGCCTTCTTCATACTGGGATTCACGAAATTGCTGGGCAGCTGCTATAGTCTGTTGGTAAACTCTGATGAACAGCTCCTGGCACTCGCAATAG GTTTGCTTTTCCTTCACGAACTGGTGCTCCAACTGGGACTCTCCGATTTTGTCATGTCTACTGCACCCCATGAAGGATTTCTCAGTGCCAATCGGGAAGGCTTGAGTTCCCTACACGGATGTGTGGCCCTCTATTTGCTCAGCATTTACTTTGCCAAGTGGTATACCTCCCATGATAGCCTCACTTATCAAGGACTAATAAGAAAGTTAAAGAGAATTCTTTTCGTGGCCATTCTCTTCTGgaaattggtttttataagTTCTTTTCTAACGGGCGTAGCACGTGTAACTTTCAGTTTTGGCTATGTAATTTGGATTTTCGCTGTTTCCCTAAGCCTAATTGTGATCTACGCGTTCTTCTTTGAGCTGAAACTCGTACGGCCAGATATTTGTTCTAAGAAGTCCATTGGAGATGATGTGCAAAAGAGCATATCCTTGCCCACATTTGTTGAAAGCCTGAACATGAATGGTCTGACTCACTTCATGATCTCCAACTTCCTTACGGGAATGGTCAACATGTCCCTCGACCCAGGTCATCGAAGTGATCTAGAGTCCGTTGTTATACTGTCCATCTATATGTTTGTTTGTGCTGGAGTGGTCTTCCTTATGCTAAAGAAAGGCATACGTGTAGCTTAG
- the LOC6613092 gene encoding EGF domain-specific O-linked N-acetylglucosamine transferase — MPILPILIGLLHLSLAEDAKHLDGFSLPSLPSEHLIRYLNTFPKLKQELPTNLTGNGTISSACWGHERDCTPAGRFQTPQCPGEHTGWARSKEAQVRTFYNQADFGYIQEQLSQLTPQCVPTYLGDSSLECTHYLRFCRGRNLLFDFRGLEKREERIRYHMDVLGPGQLLGHCKLNRTRLSGEMEHIGSALQSWGPELRNFEVLPHPVLESGLCDVVVNTPTFIMKIDATYNMYHHFCDFFNLYASLFVNQSHPAAFNTDVQILIWETYPYDSPFRDTFKAFSQRPVWTLSDVEGKRVCFKNVVLPLLPRMIFGLFYNTPIIQGCSNSGLFRAFSEFILHRLQIPYKPPQQKIRITYLSRRTKYRQVLNEDELLAPLEANDKYDVQRVSYERLSFTNQLAITRNTDILIGMHGAGLTHLLFLPNWACIFELYNCEDPNCYKDLARLRGVRYRTWEQRDLVYPQDEGHHPEGGAHAKFTNYSFDVKEFVHLVDEAAEEILSHKKFPRQTSENPSKTQRNEL; from the exons ATGCCAATCCTGCCAATACTCATTGGGCTACTGCACTTGTCCCTGGCGGAGGACGCCAAGCACCTAGATGGATTCTCCCTACCCAGCCTACCGTCGGAACACCTCATCCGGTACCTTAACACCTTTCCTAAGCTGAAACAAGAGCTGCCAACGAATCTCACCGGCAATGGCACCATTTCATCCGCCTGCTGGGGCCACGAGCGGGACTGCACGCCGGCTGGCCGCTTCCAGACGCCCCAGTGCCCTGGGGAGCATACCGGCTGGGCTAGGAGCAAGGAGGCACAGGTTAGGACCTTCTACAACCAGGCCGACTTCGGGTACATCCAGGAGCAGCTCTCCCAGCTGACGCCGCAATGCGTGCCAACCTATTTGGGCGATTCCTCGCTCGAGTGCACGCACTACCTGCGCTTTTGTCGTGGGCGGAATCTCCTCTTCGACTTTCGGGGCTTGGAGAAGCGGGAAGAGCGCATTCGTTACCATATGGATGTGCTGGGACCAGGACAGCTGCTGGGGCACTGCAAGTTGAATCGGACTCGACTGTCGGGCGAAATGGAGCACATTGGATCGGCTTTGCAGTCCTGGGGTCCGGAGCTGCGCAATTTTGAAGTTTTACCCCACCCCGTTCTGGAGAGTGGGCTCTGCGATGTGGTGGTGAATACGCCCACTTTCATCATGAAAATCGATGCCACGTACAACATGTATCATCATTTCTGCGACTTCTTCAACCTGTATGCCTCGCTCTTTGTCAACCAGTCGCATCCGGCGGCCTTCAACACGGATGTGCAGATTCTTATTTGGGAGACCTACCCGTACGATTCGCCGTTCAGGGACACATTCAAGGCCTTCTCGCAAAGACCAGTGTGGACACTCAGCGATGTGGAGGGCAAGCGAGTATGCTTCAAGAACGTtgtgctgccgctgctgcccaGGATGATCTTTGGCTTGTTCTACAATACACCCATA ATCCAAGGCTGCTCTAATAGTGGCCTCTTCCGCGCCTTCTCCGAGTTCATCCTGCACCGCCTGCAGATTCCCTACAAGCCGCCACAGCAAAAGATCAGAATAACATATCTATCGCGCCGCACAAAGTATCGGCAAGTGCTGAATGAAGACGAGCTGCTGGCCCCCCTGGAGGCCAACGATAAGTACGATGTACAGCGCGTTTCCTATGAAAg GCTCTCCTTCACCAACCAGTTGGCCATCACACGAAACACGGACATACTCATCGGCATGCATGGCGCTGGCCTGACGCACTTGCTCTTCCTGCCCAACTGGGCCTGCATTTTCGAGCTGTACAACTGCGAGGATCCGAATTGCTACAAGGACTTGGCTCGCCTACGTGGCGTTCGCTACCGCACTTGGGAGCAGCGGGACTTGGTGTACCCACAGGACGAGGGTCATCATCCCGAGGGCGGCGCACACGCTAAGTTCACCAACTATAGCTTTGATGTGAAGGAATTTGTGCATCTTGTCGATGAAGCAGCCGAGGAAATTCTTTCCCACAAGAAATTCCCTCGACAGACATCAGAAAATCCCTCCAAAACGCAGCGCAACGAGCTGTAG